The segment TGGAGGGCACCAATAACAAAATCAAGACGCTCCAACGACAATCCTACGGCATTCGTGATCGCGAATACTTCGAACTACTGCTTTATTCGCTCCATCAGAAAAAGTACGCTTTAGTCGGATGAGCCCTAAATTCCGACAATAATCATTGAATCTTTCCTGGAGTCGGCTTCCTTGCGAAGTGTAAATGCGCAAGTGCCTGTTCTGCAGCCTTACTTTCTGGATCAATTGATAATATCGCAGTTGCTTCGTCCTCAGCAAGAGAGAATTGTTTGAGATCAATGAGCGACTGAAGGAGCATGAGCCTCTTCGTAGCGTTGTTTTTGTTGAACGCCGATATTTGATTTGCCGTGTAAAATGCCGCTAAGTAGTCCCCTCGCTTACGCTGGAGACGCCACATAAGCGGAAGGTAACTCTGTTTACTAAAATCACCTTCAACGGCACGTTGCGTGGACTGCAATGCCTTCTCGTCTTCACCAAGCTGCACATGTGCAACTGCTTTCGCAAAGTAAACTTGGTCTGTGCGTAGTGACATATAAGACCAACTTCCATGAAGGGCTGCCTCAAGGTACTTGACAGCAAGCTCAGGTTGAGATTTCTTCAGATAGGCTAATGCTTTGAGATAGCTCTCGTATCCGACTTCGTTTTGGTCGGTCTCAGGCGAACCCGGCTGGCTGAGCATGAGCAACATTTCGTCGGCGCCATCCGTATCGAGTGTAGCTGCCGCAAGCGTGAGGAACGCGGGCCTGAAGTCCTCGTCAATCTCCAAGGCCTTCCTGCAGTCTTCCTTCGCCCGCGTTTGCTGGCCATCTTCTCCGAAGGCTCTCGCTCGCAACCAATATGCGCCTGCATCCCCTGGACTTAAATCAATAGCTAGCGTCAATGTTTCGATTGCCAATTTATAGTCTTGCTTTCGAAATTCGTTTAGACCTTTGAGAAGTGCGAATTTCGCCCTCGAACCCCGGCTTGCATCACCTCCAACTTCGAGAACTGAATTCAGAAACTCCGGTGATAGTTGCAATGCCTCACGAATTGGAAGGTCATTCAAAGTTTGTTGAATTGCGGGGCCATAAATATGGCCATCGCCGCTCGCGTGACGCCCCGGCACAGCGAGAACAGTCGTGAGTAACGCACTGGTAATCAATAAGGAAGCGACTCGCATTAATTTTGATCTCCATTCATGGGGGGTGTCACTGGTGCATCTGCACCTGAATAGGATTGACTTTCGCAGTACCATCTTGCCTGCTCCGTCACAGGCCAAAAGTCACAACGCAAAATGCATTTTAGCCCCTATATAGGGAGGCAGCATTAAATCCCGAGAAACTACTGGCCAAACCGTCCCTTTTTTATTGATGACCGAAGATTCTAGAGTGCCTTATGGGATGATGCACCAGTTTTGACTTGACCACACCAGTGTAGAACATGTTAACAGTGGGTCAGTACGAGATAGTTTGCCAGAAGCCAATGCCGCCTCCGAGGCCAATTCCAAAATCCGACGCGTCGAACTCATCTCCATAATCCAAGATGATATTCACGTCAAAGTCCGTGCGGATGTCGAATACTTCGCCAGGGTAGTGCCAGGATGAATTGAAATCAAGAGTAATCAATTCTTCTTTCCAATCGTACTCTCCAGACATTTCCAGGTCGCCCATTAGATCAATTTGCGGTATTGTGATTGAATCAAATAGCCCATCATTAATCGCAACGCCAGCCGCAGTTCCAGCAGCGATTCCA is part of the Allorhodopirellula heiligendammensis genome and harbors:
- a CDS encoding transposase, which codes for EGTNNKIKTLQRQSYGIRDREYFELLLYSLHQKKYALVG
- a CDS encoding tetratricopeptide repeat protein, with product MRVASLLITSALLTTVLAVPGRHASGDGHIYGPAIQQTLNDLPIREALQLSPEFLNSVLEVGGDASRGSRAKFALLKGLNEFRKQDYKLAIETLTLAIDLSPGDAGAYWLRARAFGEDGQQTRAKEDCRKALEIDEDFRPAFLTLAAATLDTDGADEMLLMLSQPGSPETDQNEVGYESYLKALAYLKKSQPELAVKYLEAALHGSWSYMSLRTDQVYFAKAVAHVQLGEDEKALQSTQRAVEGDFSKQSYLPLMWRLQRKRGDYLAAFYTANQISAFNKNNATKRLMLLQSLIDLKQFSLAEDEATAILSIDPESKAAEQALAHLHFARKPTPGKIQ